In Nitrospira sp., the genomic window GCGGTGAAGCAGGACCACCAGATGAGTGCGATCGTCAGCACGATGCGTATGCCCCAACGATCACTGAGCCAGCCACCGGGGATTTGGAACAGAGCGTACCCGACGACGAATGCGGAGAAGACCAAGCCCATGTCCTGATCGGTCAATCCCAGCGCTGGCATCATTTGCCGCGCGGTGACGGAGATATTGACGCGATCGATGTAGGTCACAACGCTGATAGCAAAGAGGAGGCCGAGAATCAACCAGCGCAGGGGGGAAGGAGGGAAAGATTGAAGGCCCTTCGTGGAGATCGTCTCGCTCACAGTAGTTTCGACCAGAGACACATGGCGTGAGCGTTGTTGAGATTGTGAAGAGGTTTCGGCTCAATCAAATGAATGGCTGCCCCTTCTCGAAGGGGCAGCCATTCAGACGTCTACTTAGTGACGATTTCGAGTAACTCGACTTCGAACACCAACGTGGATCCAGGCTTGATAACCGGCGGTGATCCTGCGTCACCATACGCCAGATTTGAGGGGCAGACGAGCCGACTTTTCCCGCCCACCTTGACCTGTTGGACGCCCTCCGTCCAGCACTTAATGACTTTGTCCAGTGGAAATGTCGCTGGTTCCCCTCGCTTGACGGAACTATCGAAGACTGTCCCATCGGTTAAGGTGCCATGGTAATGGACCTTGACTGTATCCGTTGCCTTTGGTGTGGCCCCGGTTCCAGGCTTGATGGTGGTGATCACGATGCCGGATTCAGTTTTGGTGGCGCCCTTCTCCGAAGCCGCTTTGGTTAGAAATGCGGCTCCTGCCTTCTTCTCACCATCAGCAACCAGCGCCAATCGAGCCTGTTGCAGTTGCTGGATCTTTGGCCCGAATGTTTGGAGGTCAGCTTTGGGGGTGCGCTTCAGTACGCCGTCGGTAAGGCCATTTTTGACCATATCGAGTTCGGCGTCGCTTAGCGAAAAGGTTCCAAGCGATTGGCTAATGGCCAATCCAAGAGCATACAAAGTCTTCTGGTCATCATTCGCTGGATCCTGCGGGGCCGCTAATAACGGTGTCGAGAGAGTGAGAAGCCCTATGGCAAAACATAGTGTACGAATTCGCATGGAGTGGGGATCCTTTCTTATGATGGGCGATGGGTCAATGTCGCACGTAAGGATACGATAGGTTTTCCAAATCTCACAACAGAAATTTCACTAGAAGATTAGGTAGGGCCAGTCAGGCGAGGTTCTATGTTCCACGCAACTATGCCATTGAGCGTGTGGCGGAGAGGGAGGGATTTGAACCCTCGGTAGAGATTTTGTCCCTACGGCGGTTTAGCAAACCGCTGCCTTCGGCCACTCGGCCACCTCTCCACGTCACAATTAATGGATTACGCCGCATCCACAGCGGAAAGTGTCGCCAGGGCGGGAATCACCGACGAAGGGGTATCTTACCTCAGCTGATAGGGAGGGTACAAGAGAGGAGTGCTGTCTTAGAATTGTACGAATGATCATGCTGTAGCCCATATCATTCTGAGCGCAGGCTCTATGGGGAAGAACGTGTGCTTGTGGACAAACGTGTAAGCAATCTGAGCGTGAGGGTGCCCGAGTGATCTCTCATCCTTGGTGTCCAGCTCATCAGTTCAAAGAACTTTTGTCGGAGGCTCGATGGTCGGACTGTGCGTATGGGTTTCTCCTGGAAGGCGCTCGATTGATCTTCGCTATTCAGGAGCGGGATCGCATAACAAAGTTTGGCGTAGCTTGGTCGGACGACACCGCTGAGGATCAGCATGTGAAGTGCCTTCCGTTTTTGTCGTGTGTGCTCTATCTCAGTTTGCAGCGGCATTACGATGATCTCCATTTTCGCGAGCCACACCCACGCTGCCAAAGTCAGATCCACAGGACGCGTTTGAAGTCCGTATCCAGGCTTCGTGGACGGCTGCATTGGCGGCAACGAACAAATAGGCTTGGATTATCTAATGTTCCGGAGGTTCGAAGGACAAGTTGGTATGTCTTTCCTCCACAAAATGGACATGCTTCCTGATGCAGGTTCTGTTGGATCAATTCCCGTGGGTTGATTTGGTTTTCCATTCTTCGTCCCTCTATTCAGTATCCATATTGTGATTCGCCTGGTGTCAGAATAGGGCCCCTGTTGGTATGACGAACATATTGGAATGAGGTTGCTGTCACACGCGAATCATGATCTGTTGGCCTATCTTGACTGATGTTGGTACGTGGTTTTCGTCAGCAGCGACGAATTGTGTAAGCCTCGTCTGGTCTTTGGGTGACACAAGAAGAAGCTCAATCTGGATCCACTCATTCTTGACCCATTGCACCTCCGCTAATTCGATCACGCTAAAAGTGTCTTCATCGGGGAACCACAAGCGGAGCTTGACATAATCACCAGGGCGCAGCTTTGTAGGGTTTAAGATGATTGGGTGAGAGGAGGATAGTTCATACAGGCACCCATCGCCTCTCAAGCCGTGGCCTCCCTTTGACAGCATACAGTCGATCCCAATTTTTGATAGAAGTCCTGCAGGCATGTTCTCTCCTTGTGTGGAAAGTCTGAACAGTAGGGAAACAGTACTACAGGGGGGGAGTGAGGGCTATTACTCTGGTAGGTGGAAAGACCGAACTAAAGAGGCATCAGCATGAGTCACGCACCACATTGGAGTATTAAAAAAATATGTGAATAGTCAATCATTACAGTTATTTACGAATTAGCATTAATGTAACTATTGCAGTAGTTGATAGGCTAGGGATATTCATGAGGCTGTACAGGACTTACTTAATCTGTATGGTCTGTTGTGAGTGGTCGCAGGTTGCGGAAAAATCAACCTTACTCCTGGCTTCGTTGATGAGATCGGCAACAGACCGTCCCTGTTGTATTGCAACAGGTGCCACTTCTGGCAACGGTTTCTCATCATGACCTACAGAATGTACTGCGTCACTGATGATGAAGATCCACGGATCCTCGGGAGTTGCCAGATCCGGTCTGACCTTGATCCTGTCAAAGAAACCTTGCGGAGGTGAGAGGGTAGCCAGGAGGGGAGGAATTATCAAGATCTCCGTTGAAAGTTTCTGAACAACCCCATGGTAATGGTTACNNNNNNNNNNNNNNNNNNNNNNNNNNNNNNNNNNNNNNNNNNNNNNNNNNNNNNNNNNNNNNNNNNNNNNNNNNNNNNNNNNNNNNNNNNNNNNNNNNNNGATCCGGTCGGCAACAAGACCCAGCAGAGCTACGATGCGGTGAGTCGGCTCACGGTGTCCCGTCCGCGTGTCCGCGATGGGGGGACACTGCAAATGGGAAGAGTTTTTTGATGAGTGGGCGAGCGGAATAGGTGTCATGACCAGATTTTTGAGAGCGGAGCGACAGCGCACGACCCCCTGTCTGAACATTTGTTCTGACATATCGGGGATTTTCCTTGTGGCGGACATGGTTCATCCCCGCAGCGACGGTTCGCCGCGCGGACGGCACTCTTTCAGTGCAGGAGACTCCCGGTCGTTACCCTGGGCCATGAATACTCAGCTCAGTGAACTGTTCCCACTGCCGCTCCCACCGTCGCAGCCAGCGACGGCTCTGGCGCGTGGGCGCGAACACATCGACCCCTGCCCAGACTTCGGCGGGCGTGCGCCCGTACAGATGCTGATGCGGCCGGAGGTGGTTATAGACCGTTCGAACCTGCTGCAAGGCTCGATCACACGACGCCGCATCAGTGATCGCATAGTGAACCAACAACTGTTTCAGGGTTCCGATCAGGCGTTCGACACGGCCGTTCTGCCACGGGCAGCCCGGCTCGCTGTGTTGCAGGCGAATACCCACACACGTCAGCGCCAGACGAAGAGCCCGCGACGTAAACACCGCCTCGTTATCCGTGCGCAGCACGCGCGGGCAGCCATACTGACGACAGGCGGTGACGAGATGGTGCCAGATCGTCCACGACGACTTGTCCGTCAGGCGCTGGACACACAAGCCGGCGCGGCTGGCATGATCCACGATCGCCAACGCCAGATGTTGTCGGCCATAGGTATCGGTTGTGGTCAGCAGGTCCATCCCCCAGATCAGATTGCGCGGCACGCGATGCTTCAGTGTTCGGCGCCGATGCAGGATAGTGTACTGCTGGCGTCGAATGGTGTCGGCGACGTAGGTTTTGCCGACGGTCATCTGCCGACGGACCGCGAAGCGCCGGTTGAAGGTGTGCATGATCGTGCGGCAGCCCGCATGGGGCATGAGGGCTTTGAGCCGAACGATCTCGTCTCGCACCCAACGCGGTTTGGGTGGCGCCTGCGGCCGGCGGCTTGGGCCGCTGGTGCGGGGACTGGACCAGGAGGTCCGTGGTCGAGGCTGTATCCATCGACGCAGCCAGTGCCACAGCCCACTACACCATCGAACGAACCAGCGCAGCCCCTGCAACAGCATAGTCCTCCCATGATCTTTTGGATAACCGAATGGATGGCAACGTGATGACGATGCTTCTCGCACAGTGGCTTCGGTGTTTCCTCATCATGGCGCTCGGCCTCACACTGCTGCAGCCAGTGCCGACGATCGCCGACCAGGCGCACTACATCTACGACGACCTGGGCCGCCTCTCGCAGGTGATCGACGGGCAGGGGAATGTCGCGACGTATACATATGATGCCGTTGGGGTTGATCCCGATTGACCCTCCGGCGGCGGCATGCTAAAAACACACCAGTCGTGAAGCGTAACTGTGTGCCCGGATGGCGGAACTGGCAGACGCGCCGGACTCAAAATCCGGTTCTCGCAAGAGAGTGGGAGTTCGACCCTCCCTCTGGGCACCACACAATATGTCAGCTTTATGTGTGTGGCGATGTTCTCGATTTCTCCGAATAGATGGCAACGGGCTGTCGGTCTAGGTTGTTGTAATTCTTATAAGATTGTGATAGGGACAACGATAAGATCCTCAGATCTCTGGACATGAAAAAAGGCACGTACTGAATTTGGCCGGATTCTTCACAATGGTGTATTCCTTCACTTCTATTAAGGAGGCAGCACATGCGTAACGTGTTGGCACTGGGAGCCGCGATCCTGTGCATCGGCTCTATGAATGTTGCAGTGGCCCAAGAACGTCTGCAGCAGTCTGGTGGCTCGGCCATGGGGGTCGGAGCTGGGGTCGGTGACGTGTCTGGAAATGCAAACCGTGTTCAGGCTTTCGATCGGAATGCTTTCCTTGATCGGCTTTCCCAGCCGGAGACCGTGATGGGGCGTATCTTCGCGCTTGATTTGCCGCAGCACCGACTCATGATTGAAACGGGTGGGGCTGGCCGTATGCAAGACGAAGGTCAGGAAGGCAAGGCAGGCTATGGTGCGCGGACGGTCATGACACTGCATCTGACTGATCGATCGAACATGCAAGCCATTCGCGAGCTCAACGTCGGAGACGAAGTGACCGTGCAGGTCAGGGAAGAAACGACTGAACAGCAGCCGTTCGGAACTGGAAGAAAATTGGTGTTGGAGGCTTCCGTGACCAATGTCGTCGCTACGAGAAAGGGGTTCGGCGGACTGGGACAGCGGCCTGACCCGGCCAATGACCGCGCGATCGTGATGAATGGCGGTGGGGTGACCGGTGGTGTGCCAGGTGCAGTCCTTCCAGGAAAAATCACTGGGACCATTGATACGACCGTTGGTGAATTTACCGGTGCAGCGCCTTGCTGGAATTGTGAGCCGCAACCGGGATGGGGATATCAGACGCAGAACAAGTCCGATTATGGGACTGACGCCTCAAAGCCAAATCTGGTTAAGGGGATGGAGTGAGTTGATTCGGCGAGCCGAACGTTGCTTGGTGAAAGGGGCAGCGATCGCTGCCCCTTTTTTTTATGTGGGCTGTGGCCTGATATGCAGTGTCTCATCATTCTTGGTAGGGTCATGACACAAACTTCTGTTGCGTTGGGCAAATGGACACGATGAACGAGCATCAGAATGAGTCGGATACACCGGTGTCCGAACTTGATCTTCGCGGCGTGATTTGTCCCTATAACTTCGTGAAGACGAAACTCAAGCTGGAGACACTGGAGCAGGGGCAGGTGCTGTCGGTGCTTCTCGATGATGGAGATCCCATCCGCAATGTTCCTCGTAGCGTCCAGAATGAAGGCCATACGGTCTTGTCGCAGGAGCGAGTCGACCAGGCCTATCGGGTCTTGATCCGTCGAGAGGAGAGCGATTGAGCACGGCGCATGTCTTGATCGTCTGATTCTGTCCCATCTTTCCCTGCAAGAACGAGTGTCACGTCCCGTCCCCGAGTCGAGCCGAGTTTCTTACTGACCTCACCAGCCGTTCCACGAATGAAGTGCTCATTCGGCTTCGTTAAATCGTACGCCACAACTACAGTGCATTGAGGAGCGATATCACCAAGGGTCTTCAGTATGTGCGCGACCACTGTCTCAGTGCAGAAGGCCACGGTTGGACCATTTCTCTTCTGGGAGTCCAGAAGGCGTTGGGTGATACGTGAGGAGGCGCTCGGCAGATGTCCAAGAAAATAGAAGGAGTCGCAGGGAAGTCCTGCGGCAGTCAGGGCTGCGATAATCGCAGAAGGACCGGGGACTGGAACTACCGGGATGCCATGCGTATGGGCAGCGGCTACGAGAAGGTGGCCAGGGTCGGAGACGAGAGGGGAGCCACAATCCGATACGAGTGCAACATGACTGCCTTGCTGTAACCGTTGCAAAAGAACCGCTGCTTTTTCTTGGAGATTTCTGGGCCCGTAGCTCGTCACGGTGGCCTGAATGCTATGATGCATCAGGAGTTGTTGCGTCACTTTTGGATCTTCGGACGCGATTAGGTCTACCGTGCTGAGGATCCGAAGGGCGCGCACGGTCACGTCGTCGGGATGCCCAATGGGGACTGCGACCACGTAAAGCGTTCCGCTCCGATGTGACCGGCTGACCGAAGTCATTGCCGCGCCGGCGTTTTGTTGACTCTGTTTGGTCGGCATCGATATAATTCCATGCTTATCTTGTCGAGGCTCGGTCTCTAGTCACTGCAGGGGTATTCCCGATGGCAGCCGTTTGTTTCATGGTCACCATGGTCCTGTACTTCGTGGCCACGATGTCGTTTCTCGCCTATTTACTCCGACGCTCCGAAGCCTTGTCAAATGTGTCATTAGCGATTACGGCGGTCGGCTTCATCTCCCACACCGTTGGCCTCGTTATCAGAATGGTTGAGGTCTCATCGACAGTGCCGCCCAGCTTTTCGGACGCCCTTTCGTTTTTCTCCTGGATGATCATTCTTGTATTTGTGCTGGTCGAGTTTCGCCATCGGATTCATGTACTTGGGTCCTTCATGGTGCCCTTAGCCCTGGTCTCCTTGGTCTCGTCCGCAGCCCTTCCGGAAACGGTCCCCACGCTTCAGCCTGTGTTCAAGACCTTGTGGTTTCATGTCACGCTCAGCATGTTGGGAACAGTGGGGTTTACCGTCGCCTTCGTGGCAGGAGTGATGTACTTGATTCAGGATCGGCTCCTCAAGTCGAAACAGTTCAATGTTCTCTACAGCAAATTGCCGGCGCTCGACTTTCTCGATCATCTCAATCAGCAATCCATTGTCTTGGGGTTCCCCTTGCTGACCTTGGGAATCGTCACGGGAGCCATCTCGGCCGAGTTTGCGCGTGGATCCTATGTGAGTTGGAACCCTGAGCAAATCTGGGCACTTGTCACCTGGGTCTTCTATTTCGTCGTGTTGCTTGGACGGCTGACCGTCGGGTGGAGGGCGAAGCGCGCAGCGTATCTGACGGTCATCGGGTTCGCGTGCGTCATTCTCACATTAGTCGGTGTGGTGCTGAAAGAAACCTAAGGCCTGGTCAATTTATGTGGTTGTTGGTCACATGCATCTGATCGTCGTAGGGTTGAGTCATAAGACGGCTCCGGTCGAGATTCGAGAGAGACTGGCGGTTCCCGAAAGCCGTCTTGGCGAGGCGCTCACTCGTCTCTGTTCGTACTCTGGGGTCAAGGAAGGCATCCTGCTCTCGACCTGTAATCGAGTGGAGGTCTACTCCGTTGTCGATGACGTCGAAACCGGCTATGGACGTATTCAGGAGTTTCTTGCCGACACCCATCTGTCGTTGTCTTCCGAGCAGTTGACCCCTCACCTCTATTGGCATACCGGCGATCGAGCGATCGGTCACTTGTTCAGAGTCGCTGCCAGCCTCGATTCGATGATTATCGGGGAATCTCAAATCCTGGGACAACTCAAGGGTGCGTATGAAGTCGCGCTGGCCCATAAAACGACCGGTGTGATCATGAACAAGGTCGTGAAGAAGGCCATCTCGGTGGCCAAGCGGGTGCGGACCGAAACGAAAATTGCAGAAATGGCGGTCTCGGTCAGCTATGCCGCTGTCGAGTTGGCGAAGAAGATCTTTTCGGATCTTCACGAGAAGACGGTGTTGTTGGTCGGTGCCGGTGAAATGGCGAAACTGGCCGCGCGCCATTTGATTGCTCACGGTGTGAAGCATGTGCGCATTACGACAAGGACTCCACAACATGCGGTCGATCTTGCCGCGAAATTCGGCGGGACGGCCGTTCCATTCGATCAGTTCAAGGATGACATGGCTTCGGCGGATATCGTGCTGGTCTCGACGGGTGCGGCCCATTATCTTGTCGGCGCGGAGGATGTGCATCGTGCGGTCGAAGAGCGCATGAACCGTCCGATGTTCTTGATCGATATTTCAGTTCCTCGGAATATTGACCCAGCCGTTCGCCACGTCGACAATGCGTTTCTCTTCGATATTGATGATCTCACACAGCGGGTTGAACAAAACCGAGCCGGGCGCGTGCAGGAGGCCGAGAAGGCCGAGCGGATGGTTGTGGAAGAAGTGACCACCATGCTGGATTGGATGAAATCCTTGGAGGTCACTCCGACGATCGTCGCGCTCAGGAGCCACGTCGACGACCTGAAGCGGGCGGAGGTCGACAAGGTGCTTGCGCGATTGCCGCATCTGTCTCCTCAAGACCGTGAACTGGTTGAAGGCCTCGCCTCCTCGATTGCCAATAAATTGATTCATCGCACGATGGTCACCCTCAAGGCCGAAGTCAATTCTTCGAGTGGTCCGGCGTTCGTCGAAGCGGCCCGGCGATTTTTCTCTCTCGACCAACCGGCTGCGCCTGTTCAACAGATCGAGCCTTCTAGAGAGTCGCTGCGGTATCATCCTGAGAGCGCTGCAGAGTCGGGTGCCGAGGATCCGGTTTCAGAAACAGCAGTCCGTAAACGAGCCCGCTGATCGACGGGTAACGAAAAGAGTGTCATCGTGTCGATACCGAACGGCCAACGCGCAACCTTGGTTCTGGGAACGAGAGGAAGCAAGTTGGCGCTGTGCCAAAGTGAATGGTTTCAGTCCAAGGTTCAGGACGTGGTGCCCGAGGTTCGGGTTGTGCTCAAGAAAATTCAGACGTCCGGCGACAAGATCGTCGACGTGCCATTGGCAAAAATCGGGGGGAAAGGTCTGTTCGTCAAGGAAATTGAGGACGCCTTGCTCGCTGGTGAGGTCGATTTTGCGGTTCACAGTATGAAGGATGTTCCGGCGCAATTGCCCGAAGGTCTCGACATCCTCTGTGTGCCTCCACGTGAGGATGCACGTGATGCATTGATCAGCCGAGAAGGGCATTCATTCAGCACGCTCCCCTTAGGGGCGACGGTCGGGACTGCGAGCCTTCGACGCCAGGCACAACTGTTACAAGCCAGGCCCGATCTAAAGATCGCGATGCTGCGCGGGAATCTGGATACGCGATTAAAGAAACTCAAAGAGGGCCAGTTCGATGCCATCGTCTTGGCCGCTGCTGGTCTGCATCGGTTAGGGTGGTCTCAGGCCATCACGGAATATCTTTCTCCTATCCTCAGTCTGCCTGCAATCGGACAAGGAGCCCTTGGGATCGAAGGTCGGACGAGCGATGCCTTCGTGCGTTCCGTCTTATCTCGGCTCAATCATCAGGCCACCCATACGACTGTGACCGCAGAGCGAGCCTTCCTGTGTCGCCTAGAAGGAGGCTGTCAGGTGCCCATCGCAGCCCACGCAACCCTGTCCGGAGAGCAGTTGGTCTTGGATGGTCTTGTCGCCACGGTCGATGGGAAGACCGTTCTTCGCGACCAGATTGAGGGGACAGCTCAGCAGGCGCACGCTCTCGGTGTCCAATTGGCGGAACGATTACTGACTCGTGGAGGGGACAAGATTCTCCGGGAGATTTACGGATCAGCGTGAACATGGTACGACGAAACAAGAAGGGCAAGGTCTATTTAGTCGGAGCTGGTCCGGGAGATCCTGGTCTGTTGACCCTTCGAGGAAAAGAGTGTCTTGAGCAGGCTGACGTGGTCCTCTACGATTATCTGGCTAACCCCGCTCTCCTTGCCCATGCCCGAGAAGAAGCCGAGCGGGTGTATGTCGGACGGAGAGGCAAAGGGAAATACCCTGAGCAGGATGCGATCAATCGTCTGCTGATTGAACGAGCCAGCGCAGGCAGCGTGGTTGTGAGGTTGAAGGGAGGCGATCCGTTTGTCTTTGGGCGGGGAGGAGAGGAGGCGGAAGCGCTCGCGTCGGCCAAGATCGAATTCGAAATCGTTCCTGGGGTGACTGCTGCGGTTGCCGCCCCTGCCTATGCCGGTATTCCGGTGACTCATCGAACGTTGGCGTCTACGCTGACGATTGTGACCGGACATGAAGATCCAGAAAAGCCTTCGACGGCCCTGGATTGGTCGAGGCTGGCGACGAGCCAAGGGACGGTTGTCTTTCTCATGGGCATGAAAAATCTTTCGATGATCGCCGCGACCTTGTTAGCCGAAGGGCGAGCGGGGTCTACGCCCGTGGCGATCATTCGGTGGGGAACGAGAGCCTCCCAGCAGACCGTTGTCGGAACATTGGCTGATATTGTGGAGAAGGCCGAAGCTGAAAAAATGGAGCCGCCAACCGTCATTGTCGTAGGGGAGGTCGTTCGACTTCGGTCGAAGCTCAACTGGTTCGAGCAGCGCCCGCTCTTTGGCATACGTGTGCTCATGACGCGCGCGAAAGAACAGGCTGGTGAGTTGGCTACCCGCTTGGCCAGCTATGGTGCTGAACCGGTCGAGGCTCCGACGATTACGATCGTTCCCCCTCCAGACTGGGCGCCTGTGGACCACGCGATTTCCGAGATTAGGACGTACGATTGGATTATTTTTACCAGCGTCAATGGCGTGAGCCGTTTCATGACCAGGCTTTTCGCTCGTGGGCACGACTCACGCTGCTTAGCCGGACGGCAGCTATGCTGTATTGGGCCACGCACGGCTCAGGAGTTGGAAAAGTTTGGAGTCAAAGCGGATGTGGTTCCTGCAGAATATCAGGCAGAAGGAGTGTTAGCCGCACTGAGTCGGCAGGATGTAAAAAACACCCGTATCCTAATCCCTCGGGCCGAAGTGGCCAGAGAGCTCTTGCCGGACGAACTTCGTGCGGCCGGGGCACAGGTTGATGTCATACCCGTGTACCGAACGCTCACACCAGGCCAGGATTCCGTGGGGTGGCGGCAGGAGCTCATGGATCATCGGATTCATGTCGTCACGTTTACGAGCTCTTCCACAGTCCGCAACTTTGTTACGATGCTCGGGGGTGCGGAAGCGGTGAAGCCGCTCGTGCAATCCGTCATGATCGCGTGCATCGGACCCATTACAGCCAAGACCGCAGAGGAATATGGTTTGACGGTCTCGATCATGCCCGATGAGAATACGATTCCTGCACTGGTGGATGCAATCGCCCACCATTATGAAAGCCGTGAGCAGGTTGCCACGGGAACGCTGCAGTAATGAGCGCACACACCATGTGCGATGGCCTTATACACGAAGGGAGAGCGAGATGGTTCCTGTTAAGTCGTTCATGATTCCTCGAGAAAAGTTCGTGACGGTGCCTCGTGATACCGATACACAAA contains:
- a CDS encoding FKBP-type peptidyl-prolyl cis-trans isomerase yields the protein MRIRTLCFAIGLLTLSTPLLAAPQDPANDDQKTLYALGLAISQSLGTFSLSDAELDMVKNGLTDGVLKRTPKADLQTFGPKIQQLQQARLALVADGEKKAGAAFLTKAASEKGATKTESGIVITTIKPGTGATPKATDTVKVHYHGTLTDGTVFDSSVKRGEPATFPLDKVIKCWTEGVQQVKVGGKSRLVCPSNLAYGDAGSPPVIKPGSTLVFEVELLEIVTK
- a CDS encoding transposase family protein, producing MREASSSRCHPFGYPKDHGRTMLLQGLRWFVRWCSGLWHWLRRWIQPRPRTSWSSPRTSGPSRRPQAPPKPRWVRDEIVRLKALMPHAGCRTIMHTFNRRFAVRRQMTVGKTYVADTIRRQQYTILHRRRTLKHRVPRNLIWGMDLLTTTDTYGRQHLALAIVDHASRAGLCVQRLTDKSSWTIWHHLVTACRQYGCPRVLRTDNEAVFTSRALRLALTCVGIRLQHSEPGCPWQNGRVERLIGTLKQLLVHYAITDAASCDRALQQVRTVYNHLRPHQHLYGRTPAEVWAGVDVFAPTRQSRRWLRRWERQWEQFTELSIHGPG
- a CDS encoding sulfurtransferase TusA family protein, which produces MNEHQNESDTPVSELDLRGVICPYNFVKTKLKLETLEQGQVLSVLLDDGDPIRNVPRSVQNEGHTVLSQERVDQAYRVLIRREESD
- a CDS encoding rRNA small subunit methyltransferase 1, coding for MPTKQSQQNAGAAMTSVSRSHRSGTLYVVAVPIGHPDDVTVRALRILSTVDLIASEDPKVTQQLLMHHSIQATVTSYGPRNLQEKAAVLLQRLQQGSHVALVSDCGSPLVSDPGHLLVAAAHTHGIPVVPVPGPSAIIAALTAAGLPCDSFYFLGHLPSASSRITQRLLDSQKRNGPTVAFCTETVVAHILKTLGDIAPQCTVVVAYDLTKPNEHFIRGTAGEVSKKLGSTRGRDVTLVLAGKDGTESDDQDMRRAQSLSSRRIKTR
- a CDS encoding c-type cytochrome biogenesis protein CcsB, whose amino-acid sequence is MAAVCFMVTMVLYFVATMSFLAYLLRRSEALSNVSLAITAVGFISHTVGLVIRMVEVSSTVPPSFSDALSFFSWMIILVFVLVEFRHRIHVLGSFMVPLALVSLVSSAALPETVPTLQPVFKTLWFHVTLSMLGTVGFTVAFVAGVMYLIQDRLLKSKQFNVLYSKLPALDFLDHLNQQSIVLGFPLLTLGIVTGAISAEFARGSYVSWNPEQIWALVTWVFYFVVLLGRLTVGWRAKRAAYLTVIGFACVILTLVGVVLKET
- a CDS encoding glutamyl-tRNA reductase; translated protein: MHLIVVGLSHKTAPVEIRERLAVPESRLGEALTRLCSYSGVKEGILLSTCNRVEVYSVVDDVETGYGRIQEFLADTHLSLSSEQLTPHLYWHTGDRAIGHLFRVAASLDSMIIGESQILGQLKGAYEVALAHKTTGVIMNKVVKKAISVAKRVRTETKIAEMAVSVSYAAVELAKKIFSDLHEKTVLLVGAGEMAKLAARHLIAHGVKHVRITTRTPQHAVDLAAKFGGTAVPFDQFKDDMASADIVLVSTGAAHYLVGAEDVHRAVEERMNRPMFLIDISVPRNIDPAVRHVDNAFLFDIDDLTQRVEQNRAGRVQEAEKAERMVVEEVTTMLDWMKSLEVTPTIVALRSHVDDLKRAEVDKVLARLPHLSPQDRELVEGLASSIANKLIHRTMVTLKAEVNSSSGPAFVEAARRFFSLDQPAAPVQQIEPSRESLRYHPESAAESGAEDPVSETAVRKRAR
- the hemC gene encoding hydroxymethylbilane synthase, whose amino-acid sequence is MPNGQRATLVLGTRGSKLALCQSEWFQSKVQDVVPEVRVVLKKIQTSGDKIVDVPLAKIGGKGLFVKEIEDALLAGEVDFAVHSMKDVPAQLPEGLDILCVPPREDARDALISREGHSFSTLPLGATVGTASLRRQAQLLQARPDLKIAMLRGNLDTRLKKLKEGQFDAIVLAAAGLHRLGWSQAITEYLSPILSLPAIGQGALGIEGRTSDAFVRSVLSRLNHQATHTTVTAERAFLCRLEGGCQVPIAAHATLSGEQLVLDGLVATVDGKTVLRDQIEGTAQQAHALGVQLAERLLTRGGDKILREIYGSA
- the cobA gene encoding uroporphyrinogen-III C-methyltransferase, whose translation is MVRRNKKGKVYLVGAGPGDPGLLTLRGKECLEQADVVLYDYLANPALLAHAREEAERVYVGRRGKGKYPEQDAINRLLIERASAGSVVVRLKGGDPFVFGRGGEEAEALASAKIEFEIVPGVTAAVAAPAYAGIPVTHRTLASTLTIVTGHEDPEKPSTALDWSRLATSQGTVVFLMGMKNLSMIAATLLAEGRAGSTPVAIIRWGTRASQQTVVGTLADIVEKAEAEKMEPPTVIVVGEVVRLRSKLNWFEQRPLFGIRVLMTRAKEQAGELATRLASYGAEPVEAPTITIVPPPDWAPVDHAISEIRTYDWIIFTSVNGVSRFMTRLFARGHDSRCLAGRQLCCIGPRTAQELEKFGVKADVVPAEYQAEGVLAALSRQDVKNTRILIPRAEVARELLPDELRAAGAQVDVIPVYRTLTPGQDSVGWRQELMDHRIHVVTFTSSSTVRNFVTMLGGAEAVKPLVQSVMIACIGPITAKTAEEYGLTVSIMPDENTIPALVDAIAHHYESREQVATGTLQ